Genomic segment of Bdellovibrio sp. ArHS:
CCAATTGTAGTGAGAGAAAGCCTTATTCGCTTCAGCCATACGGTGAACGTCGTCTTTCTTCTTAATAGAGTTACCTCTATTGTTGTAAGCATCAACGAACTCGCCAGCTAAGCGCTTAGCCATATCTTTTTCACCGCGCTCGCGAGAGTACTCAACTAACCATCTCATTGCTAGTGCCAAACGACGAGAAGGGCGTACATCTACAGGAACTTGGTAAGTCGCACCACCAACACGGCGAGAACGAACTTCGATAGAAGGCTTTACGTTTTCAAGAGCTTTTTTGAAGATGCTCATTGGCTCTTCACCTTGGATTTTTCCTTCAAGCTCTTTCAATGCTCCGTAGAAAAGCTTCTGTGCAGTAGCTTTTTTACCTTGGATCATCATTTTGTTAACGAATTTAGCAATAACTAGATCCTTGAAAACCGGATCTGGAATAACTTCTCTTTTAAAGGTCTTTTTACGACGTGACATTTCTCAATCCTTATTTCTTAGGTCTCTTAGTACCGTATTTAGAGCGAGAACGCAGACG
This window contains:
- the rpsG gene encoding 30S ribosomal protein S7; this translates as MSRRKKTFKREVIPDPVFKDLVIAKFVNKMMIQGKKATAQKLFYGALKELEGKIQGEEPMSIFKKALENVKPSIEVRSRRVGGATYQVPVDVRPSRRLALAMRWLVEYSRERGEKDMAKRLAGEFVDAYNNRGNSIKKKDDVHRMAEANKAFSHYNW